A genome region from Bufo gargarizans isolate SCDJY-AF-19 chromosome 2, ASM1485885v1, whole genome shotgun sequence includes the following:
- the SNAPC5 gene encoding LOW QUALITY PROTEIN: snRNA-activating protein complex subunit 5 (The sequence of the model RefSeq protein was modified relative to this genomic sequence to represent the inferred CDS: substituted 1 base at 1 genomic stop codon) produces the protein MLSRLQELKKEEETLLKIKAALHDQLNRLKVEELALQSMITAGEVEQEQQXHGVQPEVDSVNVDDEEVINQTELQLGIMDYNEEEEEEEEEEEEDSDT, from the exons ATGCTGAGTCGCTTGCAAGAACTTAAAAAGGAGGAAGAGACACTGCTGAAGATTAAGGCAGCCCTGCACGACCAGCTCAACAGGTTAAAG GTTGAGGAGCTGGCTCTTCAGTCTATGATAACTGCTGGAGAAGTTGAGCAGGAGCAGCAGTAGCATGGTGTGCAGCCTGAGGTG GATTCTGTGAATGTGGATGATGAAGAGGTGATAAACCAGACCGAGCTGCAGCTTGGCATAATGGATTACaacgaagaagaagaagaggaagaggaagaggaggaagaagattcTGACACTTAG